In Gemmatimonadaceae bacterium, the sequence CCGATGCCGCGGTGGTGGGTCTGGATCTTCTGGGCCACGATCGTTTTCGCGATCGTGTACGGACTCGATCCGTGGCACGTGCTGCGCGGGCCGGGCCGGATTGCCGACTACAACGCGTCGGTGGCCGCAGCGGTCAAGCGCTTCCCGCCGCCCTCGACGGCGGGCGATGCCACCACCCTTGCCGCGCTGGGCAAGAATCCGCAGGCGCTCACCGCCGGCAAAGAAGTGTTCGTCACGAATTGCGCCCCGTGCCACCGCCCCGACGGCGGCGGGGTCATCGGCCCGAATCTCACCGACGACTACTGGCTCCACGGCGGAACCGTGGTGGACGTCCATCGGACCATCACCAACGGCGTGCTCGACAAGGGCATGCCGAACTGGGGCAAGATCCTCAAGCCGGAGCAGATCAACGACGTCGCCGTATACGTGTACTACGCACTCCACGGCACCAACCCACCCAATCCCAAGCCGCCACAAGGCGTGAAGGTCGCTCGCCCGGAATGACCGCCCCGCCTGCCGCCACCGACCGCGTCCTTCCGACGCTCAACGTCGACGGATCTCGCCGCTGGATCCGACCCAGGCCCTCGCCCGGCAAGTTCTGGCGCCGGCGGCGCGCGGTGGCGTACGGGCTCATGTTCGTGTTCTTCATCCTCCCGTATCTGCGGATGAGCGGGAAGCCCGTCGTGCTGCTCGACCTTCCCGACCGGCAATTCACCTTGTTCGGCACGACCTTCCTGCCCACCGACACGCTGCTCCTCATGCTGCTGATGGCCAGCATCCTCATCGGGATCTTTCTGATGACTGCGCTGGCTGGCCGGGTCTGGTGCGGGTGGAGCTGCCCGCAGACGGTGTACATGGAGTTCCTGTTCCGTCCCATCGAGCGGCTGTTCGAGGGAGGCCGCAGCGGGGCCCTGCAGCTCGATCGCCAGGGCGTGCGCGGCCAGCTGCGCGCCCGGCGGATGGCCAAGCACGGCGTCTACCTGCTGCTGTCGCTATTTCTCGCCCACACGTTCCTGGCCTACTTCGTGGGGATCGATCGCCTCGTGATGTGGGTGCAGCGCTCGCCCGTCGATCACCCGACCTCGTTTGCCATCATGGCGCTCACGACGTTCGGCATCATGACCGACTTCAGCTGGTTTCGCGAGCAGACCTGCCTCGTCGCCTGCCCCTACGGCCGGTTCCAGTCGGTGCTCCTCGACCGGCAATCGCTGATCGTGGCCTACGACCGCAAGCGCGGCGAGCCGCGGGCCCGCGGCAAGGACCGCACTGGCGCCGGCGACTGCATCGATTGCGGCGCTTGCGTGCTCACCTGCCCCACGGGCATCGACATCCGTGACGGGCTGCAGATGGAGTGCATCCACTGCACCCAGTGCGCGGACGCGTGCGACGACATCATGGCCCGCGTCGGCAAACCGCTCGGTCTCATTCGCTATTCGTCCCAAGCCGCCCTCGAGGGCGCCGAGGTGCGCAAGCTGCGCCCGCGCGTCGTGCTCTACCCGATGGCGCTCGCCGTCACCTTTGGAGGATTCCTGTTCGCCCTGGGAACCAAATCCTCCGCCGACGTAACCGTGCTGCGCGGCATGGGCGAGCCCTTCGTGATCGAAGCCGACGGACGCGTGGCCAACCAACTGCGCGTCAAGATCACCAATCGCTCGAACCAGGA encodes:
- a CDS encoding cbb3-type cytochrome c oxidase N-terminal domain-containing protein codes for the protein MPTSNRDQDRLLEHNYDGIQEYDNPMPRWWVWIFWATIVFAIVYGLDPWHVLRGPGRIADYNASVAAAVKRFPPPSTAGDATTLAALGKNPQALTAGKEVFVTNCAPCHRPDGGGVIGPNLTDDYWLHGGTVVDVHRTITNGVLDKGMPNWGKILKPEQINDVAVYVYYALHGTNPPNPKPPQGVKVARPE
- the ccoG gene encoding cytochrome c oxidase accessory protein CcoG yields the protein MTAPPAATDRVLPTLNVDGSRRWIRPRPSPGKFWRRRRAVAYGLMFVFFILPYLRMSGKPVVLLDLPDRQFTLFGTTFLPTDTLLLMLLMASILIGIFLMTALAGRVWCGWSCPQTVYMEFLFRPIERLFEGGRSGALQLDRQGVRGQLRARRMAKHGVYLLLSLFLAHTFLAYFVGIDRLVMWVQRSPVDHPTSFAIMALTTFGIMTDFSWFREQTCLVACPYGRFQSVLLDRQSLIVAYDRKRGEPRARGKDRTGAGDCIDCGACVLTCPTGIDIRDGLQMECIHCTQCADACDDIMARVGKPLGLIRYSSQAALEGAEVRKLRPRVVLYPMALAVTFGGFLFALGTKSSADVTVLRGMGEPFVIEADGRVANQLRVKITNRSNQDHVYQVNIAGVNDGSVIAPDDPMAVAAGETDEMALFVLLPATAFHDGRRNISVHVTDGAGFSGDVPYRLVGPEHGDHDDHGDAERGAGGDSR